A genome region from Salinigranum halophilum includes the following:
- a CDS encoding ABC transporter ATP-binding protein produces the protein MSRQSRAEDTTNDDADAGDPHGLDWQANPVLSVNGLQKSFQGVTALDGVSFDVESETLTGLIGPNGAGKSTTFNVISGAIEPDAGRITFDGEDITGLEPYQTSSRGLVRTFQIAREFENMTVLENMMLPPKNQRGETAWRSVLPGMRNDVQRDEEELFERAWEMLEFFDIDHLALKDAGTLSGGQRKLLELARSLMLDPDVLLLDEPFAGVNPSLEKELLDRLEDLRDRGRTFLLVEHDMDLIMQHCERVIVMHQGQTLVTGSPEEVRSEERVIEAYLGGEVA, from the coding sequence TTGAGCCGACAATCCAGAGCTGAGGATACTACTAATGACGATGCCGATGCCGGTGACCCGCACGGGCTTGACTGGCAGGCCAATCCAGTACTCTCCGTTAACGGCTTACAGAAGAGCTTCCAAGGCGTGACTGCGCTCGACGGCGTCTCCTTCGACGTCGAGTCCGAGACGCTCACGGGACTCATCGGCCCAAATGGCGCTGGAAAATCGACGACGTTCAACGTCATTAGCGGTGCCATCGAACCGGATGCAGGCCGGATCACCTTCGATGGCGAAGACATCACAGGGTTGGAACCATACCAAACGTCATCCCGAGGGCTCGTCCGGACGTTCCAAATCGCCCGTGAGTTCGAGAACATGACCGTTCTCGAGAACATGATGTTACCACCGAAGAACCAACGTGGGGAGACGGCGTGGCGGTCTGTTCTGCCGGGAATGCGTAACGATGTGCAGCGGGACGAAGAGGAGTTGTTTGAGCGTGCGTGGGAGATGCTCGAGTTCTTCGACATCGATCATCTGGCGCTGAAGGATGCGGGAACGTTGTCGGGAGGCCAGCGAAAGCTTCTAGAGTTGGCTCGGTCGCTGATGCTCGACCCTGACGTACTCCTACTCGACGAACCCTTCGCGGGTGTGAATCCGTCGCTTGAGAAAGAGTTGCTCGACCGTCTCGAGGATTTGAGAGACCGTGGACGGACCTTCCTTCTCGTCGAACACGACATGGACCTTATCATGCAACATTGTGAGCGAGTCATCGTGATGCATCAGGGACAGACGCTGGTGACTGGGTCACCCGAAGAAGTCCGATCCGAAGAACGAGTCATCGAGGCGTATCTCGGGGGTGAAGTAGCGTGA
- a CDS encoding branched-chain amino acid ABC transporter permease, with amino-acid sequence MSGPTDPIGRRLPDWVATYWEQDLIKILGTLAVVYALYLFVGLLLGYDLFGQLNSLRRLTFLIVVYGIAALVVNLHWGYSGLFNIGVVGFMAVGVYTATILSRPVAGQNPTGSLPGFGVPLPLAVIAGVLTAAAAGYVAALPSLRLRDDYFAIVTLAFAEILRITFKSSELQEVTVFGWTFGTGGGRGIRTFSNPVRDFFETSGQPLVTAVETVGVDGRVVPDWSFVFVLLVILIGTYWLIARLSASPFGRVLKGIRDDEEATQSLAKHTSSFKIRAFVIGCAILGLLGIVWQGASSGYVTPDRFIPELTFFIWIAVIVGGAGSNTGTVVGTILFVGLILEGPGQVRRVVEEFVGLSGSVPTFPDALGALVGGNIDPLVLYLFDQTSALRVILTGLVLIWLLKRRPQGLFGNRQEIASSVDLKRLVAERRENKSGAQVQGGDGD; translated from the coding sequence ATGAGCGGACCGACCGACCCAATCGGGCGCCGGCTCCCCGACTGGGTAGCGACATACTGGGAGCAGGACCTCATCAAAATACTCGGCACGCTCGCGGTGGTGTACGCTCTGTATCTGTTTGTCGGCCTCTTGTTAGGATACGACCTCTTCGGCCAGCTCAACTCGTTGCGTCGGCTCACGTTCCTGATTGTCGTCTACGGAATCGCCGCCTTGGTCGTGAATCTCCACTGGGGGTACAGTGGGCTGTTCAATATCGGCGTTGTCGGATTCATGGCTGTCGGCGTCTACACGGCGACAATCCTCTCACGGCCGGTCGCTGGCCAAAATCCGACCGGCTCGCTCCCTGGCTTCGGCGTCCCACTTCCACTGGCCGTTATCGCTGGCGTGCTCACAGCCGCTGCGGCCGGCTACGTAGCCGCACTCCCCTCGCTACGTCTTCGTGACGACTACTTCGCCATTGTCACGCTGGCCTTCGCTGAGATACTCCGAATTACGTTCAAATCCTCCGAGCTTCAGGAGGTCACGGTCTTCGGGTGGACCTTCGGAACTGGCGGGGGGCGTGGAATCCGAACGTTCTCCAATCCGGTTCGAGACTTCTTTGAAACGTCCGGTCAGCCGCTCGTCACCGCCGTCGAGACGGTTGGTGTCGACGGCCGTGTCGTCCCTGACTGGTCCTTCGTGTTTGTCCTGCTCGTCATCTTGATCGGCACTTACTGGCTGATCGCCCGTCTCTCGGCCTCGCCCTTTGGACGCGTGTTGAAGGGGATTCGCGACGACGAAGAGGCGACGCAATCCCTCGCAAAGCACACGTCCTCGTTCAAGATTCGTGCGTTCGTGATTGGGTGTGCGATACTGGGCCTTCTGGGCATCGTCTGGCAGGGCGCAAGCAGCGGCTACGTCACTCCTGACCGCTTTATCCCCGAGCTGACATTTTTTATTTGGATTGCTGTCATCGTGGGTGGCGCCGGCTCAAACACTGGGACGGTCGTTGGGACGATTCTGTTCGTTGGGCTCATTCTCGAAGGACCTGGTCAGGTACGCCGAGTTGTTGAAGAGTTCGTCGGACTGTCTGGGTCTGTTCCGACGTTCCCAGACGCGCTCGGTGCGCTCGTGGGCGGGAACATCGATCCGCTCGTGCTGTACCTCTTCGATCAAACCAGTGCGCTCAGGGTCATCCTCACTGGACTGGTGCTGATTTGGCTGCTGAAGCGGCGCCCACAAGGGCTGTTCGGGAATCGTCAGGAGATTGCCTCAAGTGTCGACCTCAAGAGGTTAGTCGCAGAGCGACGGGAAAATAAATCAGGTGCGCAGGTACAGGGAGGTGACGGAGATTGA
- a CDS encoding branched-chain amino acid ABC transporter permease: MSLLHDITPEWFQDSTRIRAALFGAVLAVLLLDILRRLLGESLAPALLTGYLWNGLVFGLVIGLAGVGLSLTYDLLGFANFAHGDYISISAFIGWGSTYLVAGLGEFSPLNLFFLGVGDTVFPRDVGISVTNTPGAVIFGLVVAAVGGATVALLLDRFVYQSIRKTGAITLLIASIGVAFTLRFLIVFLYTQNSFGLTVGAWTYALSLPGGAVNISAPDLMLVTVAVASMVSVHLLLTRTKLGKAMRAMSANRDLARVTGIPSERVITATWLLGGALAGLAGFMIALFQGTINYQLGWTLLLLVFAGVIMGGIGSVYGAIAGGVLIGLVTRVSQIWIPASFAEAVGFAVMIAILLTRPSGIFGSDAL; encoded by the coding sequence ATGTCCCTGTTACATGATATAACACCTGAGTGGTTTCAGGATTCGACTCGGATCAGAGCGGCTCTGTTCGGTGCCGTTCTGGCCGTGCTACTTCTTGACATCCTACGCCGTCTGCTCGGGGAGTCACTCGCGCCAGCGCTGTTAACAGGCTATCTCTGGAACGGACTTGTCTTCGGGTTAGTTATTGGGTTGGCAGGAGTCGGCCTCTCGCTAACATATGATTTACTCGGATTCGCCAATTTCGCACATGGGGACTACATTAGTATCTCCGCGTTCATCGGCTGGGGTTCTACGTATCTCGTCGCCGGCCTTGGCGAGTTTAGCCCACTGAACCTGTTTTTTCTCGGTGTGGGGGACACGGTGTTCCCACGCGACGTGGGCATAAGCGTGACGAACACGCCAGGGGCGGTAATCTTCGGGTTGGTCGTCGCCGCAGTGGGAGGAGCAACAGTTGCGCTACTCTTGGACCGCTTCGTCTACCAGTCGATACGAAAAACCGGAGCGATTACCCTCCTCATTGCCTCGATTGGGGTGGCGTTCACACTCCGTTTTCTGATCGTGTTCTTATACACACAGAACTCGTTCGGTCTGACGGTCGGAGCGTGGACCTACGCACTTTCGCTCCCGGGCGGAGCGGTCAACATCAGCGCTCCGGATCTCATGCTCGTGACTGTCGCCGTCGCCTCGATGGTGAGTGTCCACCTCCTGTTGACACGGACGAAACTCGGCAAGGCGATGCGGGCGATGTCTGCCAACCGCGACCTCGCTCGGGTGACTGGAATTCCCTCTGAGCGAGTAATTACTGCGACGTGGCTACTCGGTGGCGCACTCGCTGGCCTCGCCGGATTCATGATTGCTCTGTTTCAGGGGACGATTAATTATCAGCTCGGCTGGACACTTCTACTGTTGGTATTCGCCGGTGTCATCATGGGCGGAATCGGGTCGGTCTATGGCGCCATCGCTGGTGGCGTCCTGATTGGACTGGTGACGCGCGTCTCACAGATCTGGATTCCAGCCAGCTTCGCGGAAGCCGTCGGATTCGCCGTGATGATCGCCATCCTGCTCACTCGCCCGTCAGGCATCTTCGGGAGTGATGCGCTATGA
- a CDS encoding acetamidase/formamidase family protein yields MSREVVSYDDDGHVYEFAPDMESVYTAADGESLTVETIDSLNKEIQTDDDLLSSIPEEVNAATGPIAVEGAAPGDILEVEIEDVRVNEDRGRVITAPGFGLLKDDEDIAHPATRITDVEDETIDFDGIDVTIDPVIGTIGVATAEETITTLTPHDHGGNLDTTDMTGGTTAYFPVFQEGGMLAMGDSKAAMADGEMCGTGAEIGTDIDITVSVISDPEVGIDRPVVDTGDAVKSIASAETMEEAVALANQDVLSLLQADHGMSKTEAYLFSSLVGGLEISQVVDPLVTVRNAVPAEHLSLPF; encoded by the coding sequence ATGTCACGTGAGGTCGTTTCCTACGATGATGATGGACATGTGTATGAGTTCGCACCGGACATGGAGTCCGTCTACACCGCCGCAGATGGGGAATCGCTCACGGTTGAGACGATCGACAGCCTCAACAAGGAGATTCAGACCGATGACGACTTGCTTAGTTCAATCCCCGAGGAGGTTAATGCCGCAACTGGCCCTATCGCTGTCGAAGGTGCTGCGCCCGGCGACATCCTGGAAGTAGAAATCGAAGACGTCCGAGTCAACGAGGACCGCGGCCGTGTCATCACCGCACCCGGATTCGGCCTTCTCAAAGACGATGAGGACATCGCACACCCCGCGACACGAATCACCGATGTCGAAGACGAGACGATTGACTTCGACGGGATCGACGTCACTATCGACCCGGTAATTGGAACCATCGGCGTTGCCACCGCTGAAGAGACTATCACCACACTAACGCCTCACGACCACGGCGGAAACCTCGACACCACGGACATGACCGGAGGCACGACCGCTTACTTCCCGGTCTTCCAAGAGGGTGGCATGCTTGCGATGGGGGATTCCAAGGCTGCCATGGCCGACGGAGAGATGTGCGGTACTGGCGCTGAAATCGGGACCGACATCGATATCACCGTCTCGGTTATTTCTGACCCCGAGGTAGGAATCGATCGCCCGGTTGTCGACACTGGAGACGCCGTCAAGTCCATCGCCAGCGCCGAGACGATGGAGGAGGCTGTTGCACTCGCAAATCAGGACGTTTTGTCGCTGCTGCAGGCCGACCACGGCATGTCGAAGACCGAGGCGTATTTGTTTTCGAGCCTCGTTGGCGGGTTGGAGATCAGCCAGGTCGTTGACCCGCTCGTGACCGTCAGAAACGCCGTCCCAGCCGAACATCTCTCGCTGCCGTTCTGA
- a CDS encoding alpha/beta fold hydrolase, with product MAYLEMPDHIPLYYEERGEGETILLVHGWSCNGGYWWQKNVESLSESYHVVTVDLRGHGQSGKTDHNHTLSQYAQDIRHLMESLNLTDVTLVGWSMGTAIALSYFDQFGSDRLRSFVFVDMSPYMFSEEGWEYPLFGEFTPEALDGVVEALQNDRPSFVKEQILEAFFIERPSEDVIDEMYAEMMKTPTGVTVAAFQAFCDNDFRDVVGKIDIPTLLMYAEGSAIFPGDVGAWMHEQIPDSELVVFENSSHCPFWEEPERFNHELATFVAGLKDRMIGAP from the coding sequence ATGGCATACCTAGAGATGCCGGACCACATACCCCTGTACTACGAAGAACGTGGCGAGGGCGAGACCATCCTCTTGGTACACGGCTGGTCGTGCAACGGCGGATACTGGTGGCAGAAGAACGTCGAATCGCTCTCCGAGTCGTACCACGTCGTCACAGTGGACCTGCGGGGCCACGGCCAATCAGGGAAGACCGACCACAATCACACTCTCTCCCAGTACGCACAGGACATCCGGCACCTCATGGAGTCACTGAACCTCACGGACGTGACGCTGGTTGGGTGGTCGATGGGAACTGCTATCGCGCTTTCGTACTTCGACCAGTTCGGAAGCGACCGGCTCCGCTCGTTCGTCTTCGTCGACATGAGTCCGTACATGTTCTCCGAAGAGGGCTGGGAGTATCCGCTGTTCGGAGAGTTCACACCTGAAGCGCTGGATGGGGTGGTCGAAGCCCTGCAGAACGACCGGCCGTCATTTGTCAAGGAACAGATATTGGAGGCATTCTTTATCGAACGACCATCAGAGGATGTCATCGACGAGATGTACGCGGAGATGATGAAAACGCCAACCGGCGTGACAGTCGCCGCGTTTCAGGCGTTCTGTGATAACGACTTCCGTGACGTCGTTGGGAAGATCGACATCCCGACACTCCTAATGTACGCCGAAGGGAGCGCCATCTTCCCCGGCGACGTTGGTGCGTGGATGCACGAGCAGATTCCCGACTCGGAACTCGTGGTTTTCGAGAACAGTAGTCACTGTCCGTTCTGGGAAGAGCCCGAGCGGTTCAACCACGAGCTAGCGACGTTCGTCGCGGGACTCAAAGACAGAATGATCGGGGCACCATAG